The stretch of DNA TTTTGCCATTCCCTCTTCCATTGCCTCATCATATTGAAGAAATCGGGCATTTTCTTTTATGTAGTATCGACCAAACGCTGTTAATTCAAAAGTATCTTTGCTGCTTCCTTCGCGAATGTCCGTTTTCACTTTTATTTTTACAGGCATTTGTTCCTTAGGCAACGGCAACACTTCCTTTTCATTTCATTATAGTTGAATTGAGCAACAGGTTCTACATTTCAAGGACAATGACTTGAAAAAAACGGAGACAGCTTGTCTCCGTTTCTGGTTTAACTTCATTAACGTAACTTGACCTCATTGAGCTTGAATGAAGACAATAAACTGGAAAAATCAACGAATTTAGCTCTGTACTTCCTCTATTTTACCCACCCAAGAATCATTTCGCGAATCAACTTGCTTGCTGTGTTCGCTGTTTGTTCAGATGGATCATAGATTGGCGCTACTTCCACGAGGTCGCAGCCGACGACTTTCACATTGGAACGGGCGATTTCATGGATAGAAGCTAAGAGCTCCTTCGATGTAATGCCCCCTGCATCAACCGTTCCTGTTCCAGGTGCATGTGCCGGGTCAAGCACATCGATGTCGATTGTAACATACACTGGGCGTCCTGCAAGTGTCGGAAGGATTTCCTTCAATGGCTCTAGGACATCAAATTTGGAAATATGCATACCGACTTCTTTCGCCCATTGGAATTCTTCCTTCATACCAGAGCGGATTCCAAATGAGTAAATGTTTTGCGGTCCCATTAAATCACATGCTTTTCGAATTGGAGTTGAATGAGATAGTGGCTCCCCTTCGTAATTCTCACGTAAATCAGTGTGAGCATCCATGTGAATGATAGCTAGGTCCGGATATTTCTTATACATTGCCTTGATAACTGGCCAAGAGACGAGGTGCTCTCCGCCCATTCCGATAGGGAATTTATTTTCAGCTAAAAGCTTATCAATGAATTCTTCAATTAAATCAAGACTTTTTTGCGCATTCCCGAATGGAAGAGGGATATCACCGGCATCATAATATTTCACTTCTTCTAATTCTCGGTCTAAATAAGCACTGTACTCTTCAAGTCCAATGGAGACCTCACGAATGCGCGCTGGGCCAAAACGGGAGCCTGGACGATAGCTTACTGTCCAATCCATCGGCATTCCGTAAATGACCGCTTCACTTTCTTCATAATTTGGATGGCTTTTTATAAAAACATTACCAGAGTAAGCTTCATCAAAACGTACCATTGTCATCCCTCGTTCATAAGTAATTAACCTAAACAGTTTTTCAGCCAATCAGCATTTTCTGCCGAACTATTTCACTAAATCCTGTACAAATTTTGGCAATACAAAAGCAGCATTGTGAAGCTCTTTTGTATAGTATTTTGTTTCGATTTCATGGAATCGGTCTTCACTTACTTCTAATGGATCATATTTTTTAGAA from Cytobacillus dafuensis encodes:
- the speB gene encoding agmatinase translates to MVRFDEAYSGNVFIKSHPNYEESEAVIYGMPMDWTVSYRPGSRFGPARIREVSIGLEEYSAYLDRELEEVKYYDAGDIPLPFGNAQKSLDLIEEFIDKLLAENKFPIGMGGEHLVSWPVIKAMYKKYPDLAIIHMDAHTDLRENYEGEPLSHSTPIRKACDLMGPQNIYSFGIRSGMKEEFQWAKEVGMHISKFDVLEPLKEILPTLAGRPVYVTIDIDVLDPAHAPGTGTVDAGGITSKELLASIHEIARSNVKVVGCDLVEVAPIYDPSEQTANTASKLIREMILGWVK